In Candidatus Methylopumilus universalis, one DNA window encodes the following:
- a CDS encoding cell division ATP-binding protein FtsE translates to MIKFDQVHKRYPGNLGALQNITFEINAGELVFVTGPSGAGKSTLLKLITAIEPATHGTIIFENQNLGQVKNASIPYIRRKFGLVFQDHKLLYDRNCFENITLALEINEVEVNDIRGRVRAALDKVGLLNREKSMPISLSGGEQQRLAIARAIACRPSILLADEPTGNLDKKYADEIMSLFYSFQELGVTVIIATHEMPIVSKKHKQLYLQDGNLIKITEQ, encoded by the coding sequence ATGATCAAATTTGACCAGGTTCATAAAAGATATCCAGGAAATTTAGGGGCATTACAAAATATTACTTTTGAAATTAATGCTGGTGAGCTTGTTTTTGTTACCGGTCCCTCAGGAGCAGGAAAATCAACACTATTAAAATTAATAACGGCCATTGAACCTGCTACTCATGGAACGATTATTTTCGAGAATCAAAATTTGGGCCAAGTAAAAAATGCTTCTATTCCTTACATTAGGAGAAAATTTGGTTTAGTTTTTCAAGACCATAAACTTTTATATGATCGCAATTGTTTTGAAAATATTACGCTAGCATTAGAAATTAACGAAGTAGAGGTCAATGATATCAGAGGTCGTGTTCGGGCAGCATTAGACAAGGTTGGATTACTAAACCGAGAAAAATCAATGCCAATTAGCTTATCAGGTGGCGAACAGCAACGTCTCGCTATTGCGAGAGCTATTGCATGTAGGCCTTCCATTCTTCTTGCAGACGAGCCCACAGGAAATTTAGATAAAAAATATGCAGATGAAATTATGAGTCTCTTTTACAGTTTTCAAGAGCTTGGTGTAACCGTAATTATTGCAACACATGAAATGCCAATAGTTTCAAAAAAACATAAACAACTTTATTTACAAGACGGCAATCTCATAAAAATTACTGAGCAATAA
- the ftsX gene encoding permease-like cell division protein FtsX: MSYLTGHYQMFLKALQRSHASLLSTLMMFLVIGVTFILPSISFLVVQNLKSISETIQHESQISIFLKKDTSSDAKNKIEKELKNRSEINSFHFVKKEEAWPKLQKSMGFNDSNNGLSENPLPDAFFISPNTVNPNQIVDLKSFIEKLDGVDQVVVDTGWVKKLNSVLHLANKAILLASVLLASMLTVVIGNTIRLQMTSHHEEIELSKLIGATNQFIRRPFLYSGFIYGLGGGLTAAIALKLIVIFLNQTVIEVEALYGAQFSIIDLKPLEYLFIVGGSILIAVAASFISINQSIKKF, translated from the coding sequence ATGAGCTATTTAACTGGTCACTATCAGATGTTTCTTAAAGCGCTTCAGCGAAGTCATGCATCATTACTTTCTACACTTATGATGTTTTTAGTCATAGGCGTTACCTTTATATTACCGAGCATATCTTTTCTTGTAGTGCAAAATTTAAAGTCTATTTCTGAGACCATTCAGCATGAATCACAAATAAGTATTTTTTTAAAAAAAGACACTTCATCCGATGCTAAAAATAAAATTGAAAAAGAATTAAAAAATCGTTCCGAAATTAATAGCTTTCATTTTGTGAAAAAAGAAGAGGCTTGGCCTAAGCTCCAAAAATCGATGGGCTTTAATGATTCAAATAATGGGCTATCTGAAAATCCATTACCTGATGCCTTCTTTATTTCTCCCAATACAGTGAATCCAAATCAAATCGTGGACCTAAAATCATTCATAGAAAAACTTGATGGTGTAGATCAAGTGGTTGTTGATACGGGATGGGTTAAAAAATTGAACTCGGTCCTTCATTTGGCAAATAAAGCTATTCTTTTGGCTTCAGTTTTACTTGCTTCTATGCTTACGGTAGTTATTGGAAATACAATTCGTCTTCAAATGACTTCCCACCATGAAGAAATTGAACTGAGCAAATTAATTGGCGCAACTAATCAATTTATTAGAAGGCCTTTTTTATACAGCGGATTTATTTACGGGCTTGGCGGTGGATTAACTGCTGCCATCGCACTCAAATTAATTGTAATTTTCTTAAATCAAACCGTCATTGAGGTTGAAGCTCTTTATGGAGCTCAATTTAGTATTATTGACTTAAAACCTTTGGAATATTTATTCATCGTAGGCGGCTCGATTTTGATCGCTGTCGCAGCATCTTTCATATCCATTAATCAATCGATTAAGAAATTCTAG
- the rpoH gene encoding RNA polymerase sigma factor RpoH, whose protein sequence is MTLDLSLSTLGSIDSYDRYMQSIRTIPSLTAEEEMALGMRLKKSNDLEAAKTLILSHLKLVAKVAKGYSGYGLPQSDLVQEGNIGLMKAVKRFDPERGVRLVSFAIYWIKAEIQEYIVKNWRLVKTATTKAQRKLFFNLRSMKKTLQPLKSDEINSIAKELNVKPEDVREMEYRFNGNEISLDYGSEESEDDVYRPIAYLKDEAPEPSEQMEIDQSESNSLSTLKTALLSLDERSRLILEERWLKDKDASTLHELADKLGVSAERIRQIEQSAMKKIKSLLQSSIH, encoded by the coding sequence ATGACTTTGGATTTAAGCTTGTCTACATTGGGTTCTATTGATAGCTACGACCGCTATATGCAATCCATCAGAACTATTCCTTCGCTCACTGCGGAAGAAGAGATGGCTCTTGGCATGCGCCTTAAAAAATCAAACGATCTCGAGGCTGCGAAAACCCTCATTTTGTCGCACTTAAAATTAGTAGCTAAAGTAGCTAAAGGCTATTCTGGTTACGGGCTTCCTCAATCAGACTTAGTTCAAGAAGGCAATATAGGCCTAATGAAAGCTGTAAAAAGATTTGATCCCGAAAGGGGTGTAAGGCTTGTATCTTTTGCAATCTACTGGATTAAAGCTGAAATTCAAGAATACATTGTTAAAAACTGGCGTTTAGTTAAAACAGCCACTACAAAAGCACAGCGTAAGTTGTTTTTTAATCTACGAAGCATGAAAAAAACTCTTCAACCGCTTAAATCCGATGAGATTAATTCGATCGCAAAAGAGCTTAATGTGAAGCCTGAAGATGTGCGCGAAATGGAATATCGCTTTAATGGCAATGAAATATCATTAGATTATGGATCTGAAGAATCAGAAGATGATGTTTATAGACCCATCGCTTACCTAAAAGATGAGGCGCCTGAACCATCAGAACAAATGGAAATAGACCAATCTGAAAGTAATAGTCTGTCTACCCTTAAAACAGCGCTTTTATCGCTCGATGAAAGAAGTCGTCTTATTTTAGAAGAAAGATGGCTTAAAGATAAAGATGCCTCAACTCTTCACGAACTTGCGGATAAGCTTGGCGTGTCTGCTGAAAGAATTAGACAGATCGAACAATCAGCAATGAAAAAAATTAAATCATTACTACAATCTTCTATTCATTAA